One region of Phragmites australis chromosome 18, lpPhrAust1.1, whole genome shotgun sequence genomic DNA includes:
- the LOC133898299 gene encoding uncharacterized protein LOC133898299, giving the protein MLLMIVKGAKSYKDIRTYQGIFYNTFKETCAARGLLGDDTEWLNAFNEAITWGSSPQLRQLFVTMLLFCDVKDEFSLFEKIWFYLGDDIQRRLKETLRNPNFSLPLPELKDMILDEISILLNKHGANIKDYNLPTKSEKTSQYFANRLIDDEMSYNLSELEMESASLCSRLNPEQMEAFQQIVNCAYNEIPEFFFVSGFGGTGKKFLWNAIVSFLRAKGRIVLTVASSGVANLLLPGGRTAHSRFKIPLNIDDDTVCDIKRGTMLAELIHKTSLIIWDEALMTHRKCFETLDRTLRDIIGGQDPKAEHLVFGGKVIVLGGDLRQILSVIEGGTRSQIVNA; this is encoded by the coding sequence ATGCTACTGATGATTGTGAAAGGTGCAAAAAGCTACAAAGACATTAGGACTTATCAAGGAATATTCTATAATACGTTCAAAGAAACATGTGCAGCTCGTGGTCTTTTAGGAGATGAtactgagtggcttaatgcttTTAACGAAGCAATTACGTGGGGTTCATCACCTCAGCTTAGACAACTTTTTGTTactatgttgttattttgtGATGTCAAAGATGAATTTTCACTCTTtgaaaaaatttggttttacttAGGAGATGATATTCAGCGTCGACTCAAAGAAACTTTGAGAAACCCAAATTTTAGCCTCCCTTTGCCTGAACTAAAAGACATGATTCTTGATGAGATATCTATTTTACTTAATAAGCATGGAGCCAATATAAAAGACTATAATTTGCCTACCAAGAGCGAAAAAACTTCACAATATTTCGCGAATAGACTTATAGATGATGAGATGTCTTACAACTTATCTGAGTTAGAAATGGAATCAGCATCCTTGTGTAGTCGCTTAAATCCAGAACAAATGGAAGCTTTTCAACAAATAGTTAATTGTGCCTATAATGAAATTCCTGAATTCTTCTTTGTTTCGGGTTTTGGTGGTACTGGAAAAAAATTTCTTTGGAATGCGATTGTATCATTTTTAAGAGCAAAGGGAAGAATTGTCCTCACTGTAGCGTCTTCCGGTGTCGCAAATTTGCTCTTACCTGGTGGAAGAACTGCTCATTCCCGGTTTAAAATACCGCTTAATATTGATGATGATACTGTTTGTGACATAAAAAGAGGAACGATGCTAGCTGAGCTAATCCATAAAACCTCATTAATTATCTGGGATGAAGCTCTAATGACCCATAGGAAATGTTTTGAAACTCTAGATAGAACTTTGCGTGATATTATAGGTGGACAGGATCCCAAAGCAGAGCATCTTGTCTTTGGTGGCAAAGTGATTGTACTTGGTGGTGATTTAAGACAAATTCTTTCTGTTATAGAAGGTGGTACTAGATCTCAAATAGTGAATGCTTGA